In the genome of Phycisphaerae bacterium, one region contains:
- a CDS encoding ABC transporter ATP-binding protein codes for MSIHIDNVTKCFGRLRAVDGVSLVVEPGEVFAFLGPNGAGKTTTIKMLTGLLSPDAGNIEVCGHRMSTDAQAAKAKLAYVPDQPFLYDKLSAREFLEFVGQMYGLDAPTVEVRGRRYMDRLQVTSFADELAETYSHGMKQRVVLAAALLHEPEVLVVDEPMIGLDPRTVRTVKELFQERAKSGHTVFMSTHTLDIAESIADRIGIIHHGRIVACGTLAELKARAAQEYRLEDIFLELTQSSEAEAA; via the coding sequence ATGTCCATTCACATCGACAACGTGACGAAGTGCTTCGGTCGGCTGCGGGCCGTGGACGGCGTGAGCCTTGTCGTCGAGCCGGGCGAGGTTTTTGCCTTTCTGGGCCCCAACGGTGCGGGCAAGACGACGACGATCAAGATGCTGACCGGGCTTTTGTCGCCGGACGCCGGGAATATCGAGGTCTGCGGCCATCGCATGTCCACCGACGCGCAGGCGGCGAAGGCGAAGCTGGCGTATGTGCCGGACCAGCCATTTCTCTACGACAAGCTCTCGGCCCGCGAGTTCCTCGAATTCGTCGGCCAGATGTACGGCCTCGATGCGCCGACGGTGGAGGTGCGAGGCCGAAGGTACATGGACCGGTTGCAGGTGACCTCGTTCGCCGACGAACTCGCCGAAACCTATTCGCACGGGATGAAGCAGCGCGTCGTCCTGGCGGCGGCCCTCCTGCACGAGCCGGAAGTCCTCGTCGTCGACGAGCCCATGATCGGACTCGATCCGCGAACGGTCCGGACGGTCAAGGAACTGTTCCAGGAACGGGCCAAGTCGGGGCACACCGTCTTCATGTCCACCCATACGCTTGACATCGCCGAATCGATCGCCGATCGGATCGGGATTATCCATCACGGGCGCATTGTTGCCTGCGGCACGCTGGCCGAATTAAAGGCCCGCGCCGCACAGGAATATCGCCTCGAAGATATCTTCCTCGAACTGACGCAGTCGTCCGAAGCCGAGGCCGCGTAA
- a CDS encoding transcriptional regulator, translating to MDETAFQQKLSDLVHEIGNIPVEERAKLETVAAQSKARNEKLRDTVNSLQESIDYLRLSIKYLLFDLEATRRENGYLRKMLEEQSGN from the coding sequence ATGGACGAGACCGCATTTCAGCAAAAGCTTTCGGATCTGGTACACGAGATCGGGAACATTCCCGTCGAGGAACGGGCCAAGCTGGAGACCGTGGCCGCGCAATCAAAGGCGCGCAACGAGAAACTCCGGGATACGGTCAACAGCCTCCAGGAGTCGATTGATTATCTGCGGTTATCGATTAAGTATCTGCTTTTCGATCTGGAAGCGACCCGCCGCGAGAACGGCTACCTTCGTAAGATGCTGGAAGAGCAATCCGGAAACTGA
- a CDS encoding phosphatidylserine decarboxylase family protein codes for MPIAREGLREILIATVLFLALSAAAAIPALLISPWYWIALFPLFDLWVFTLLFFRDPRRKIPDDPGVLVAPADGKVTEITRLTRCEGFPGPALRIGIFLSVFDVHINRVPCAGRVVRTEYHPGAFLDARHPECGVRNEANTIVIDPQDDLGGPVVVRQIAGLIARRIICNIKAGDRVERGQRLGLIKFGSRTELIVPADCGLEPAVTLNDHVTGGQTIMLRRGAEGRAARKSAATAARG; via the coding sequence ATGCCCATTGCCCGTGAAGGTCTCCGCGAGATACTGATTGCCACGGTGCTCTTCCTGGCATTGAGCGCGGCCGCGGCGATTCCCGCCCTACTTATTTCGCCGTGGTACTGGATCGCCCTCTTTCCGCTTTTCGATCTGTGGGTGTTTACGCTTCTGTTTTTTCGCGATCCCCGGCGAAAAATCCCCGACGATCCCGGCGTGCTGGTCGCTCCGGCGGATGGCAAGGTGACCGAGATCACGCGGCTGACGCGCTGCGAGGGTTTTCCCGGGCCGGCGCTGCGGATCGGCATCTTCCTTTCCGTCTTCGACGTGCACATCAATCGCGTGCCCTGCGCGGGGCGCGTCGTGCGCACCGAATATCATCCCGGCGCGTTCCTGGACGCCCGGCACCCTGAGTGCGGCGTGCGCAATGAAGCCAATACGATCGTGATCGATCCCCAGGATGACCTCGGCGGACCCGTCGTGGTGCGGCAAATCGCGGGACTGATTGCGCGGCGGATTATCTGTAACATCAAGGCAGGAGACCGCGTCGAGCGCGGTCAGCGCCTGGGGCTGATCAAATTTGGTTCGCGCACCGAACTGATCGTACCCGCGGACTGCGGCCTGGAGCCGGCGGTCACGCTGAATGACCATGTCACGGGCGGACAAACTATAATGCTGCGACGTGGAGCCGAAGGCCGGGCGGCCCGGAAGTCGGCTGCCACGGCGGCGCGCGGCTAG
- a CDS encoding DUF58 domain-containing protein yields the protein MRRKSSKSSPARRLPAYGFQLTRGGALFLLGTILVGMAAIDSDMNLLMLLLGLGAAALVLNAFSGWRTLRALSVRRLLPDIAIAGQPTEIRYSLTNHRAWNGARGLRLMDALSGNAAMASPETFIPFLRPQETIVITVPAVAGRRGRVRFSTIRLSMGFPFGIFNKSVVFPAEADLVVLPALGRLRGDVIRASRTADSPGGGFSMSRAKGDEEFYGLREFREGDNPRRIHWRRSAQVGQLMIREMANTREAQIWCVVDTRCDPRDVEQATRLELAISAAATAICDALERGTKVGLICNGEPLTVLPPVGGRPRRARLLRELAIRGSNPDDELAPHVRRMSWPTRWRGSCLLFAAHENADLRAAARVLGTVVGSTTIYLPGTPTFDAMFICPGSPIPMPPGAHVDHASGGGDTARGVA from the coding sequence ATGCGGCGCAAGTCTTCCAAATCATCGCCCGCCCGAAGACTACCGGCCTACGGGTTTCAACTGACCCGCGGCGGCGCGCTGTTTCTGCTGGGGACGATCCTGGTCGGCATGGCGGCGATCGATTCGGACATGAATCTGCTGATGCTGCTCCTGGGCCTGGGCGCGGCCGCGCTGGTGCTCAACGCCTTTTCCGGCTGGCGGACGCTTCGGGCCCTCAGCGTGCGTCGGCTTCTTCCGGACATCGCGATTGCGGGCCAACCCACGGAGATTCGCTACAGCCTGACGAATCATCGGGCGTGGAATGGCGCCCGGGGACTCCGATTGATGGACGCCTTGTCGGGAAACGCCGCGATGGCCTCGCCGGAGACCTTCATTCCATTCCTGCGACCGCAAGAGACGATCGTGATCACCGTGCCCGCCGTGGCGGGGCGGCGCGGGCGGGTCCGGTTCTCGACGATACGGCTGTCGATGGGTTTCCCCTTCGGCATCTTCAACAAATCGGTCGTTTTCCCGGCGGAGGCTGATCTGGTGGTGCTGCCGGCGCTGGGGCGCCTTCGCGGTGATGTGATTCGGGCGTCCCGAACGGCGGATTCGCCGGGCGGGGGGTTCTCGATGTCGCGGGCCAAAGGGGACGAGGAGTTTTACGGTCTGCGGGAATTCCGCGAGGGCGACAACCCGCGCCGCATCCACTGGCGGCGCTCGGCGCAGGTCGGCCAACTCATGATCCGGGAGATGGCCAATACGCGCGAGGCGCAGATCTGGTGCGTCGTGGATACGCGTTGCGATCCGCGTGACGTGGAGCAGGCGACGCGCCTGGAATTGGCCATCAGCGCCGCCGCGACGGCGATCTGCGATGCGCTCGAACGGGGGACCAAAGTCGGCCTCATCTGCAACGGCGAGCCTCTGACGGTCCTGCCCCCCGTGGGGGGACGGCCGCGGCGGGCGCGGCTGCTGCGCGAGCTGGCGATCCGCGGGTCCAATCCTGATGACGAACTCGCTCCGCACGTTCGACGAATGTCCTGGCCGACGCGCTGGCGGGGAAGCTGCCTGTTGTTTGCCGCCCACGAGAACGCCGACCTGCGGGCCGCCGCCCGCGTTCTCGGCACCGTCGTCGGGTCGACCACGATCTATCTGCCGGGCACGCCGACGTTCGACGCCATGTTCATCTGTCCGGGCTCCCCGATCCCGATGCCGCCCGGCGCGCATGTCGACCATGCGTCCGGGGGCGGGGACACCGCGAGGGGAGTGGCATGA
- a CDS encoding tetratricopeptide repeat protein: MAPAIMVAIACAVVVAMGPAVDGEFLNWDDDRNFVENIAFRGWGPSQWAWAWRTDHLGVWQPLSWMLFGAQWCWAGLTARTYHVVSLALHALNCMILYVVIARILTLSQLPSAQRSAGWNRVFALAATLLFAVHPLRVEAVAWISAQPYLPAAFFYLLAILSYLEYRSPTRTHGRGRWLFGTILFFAIAVLFKAVAITLPIVLFILDFYPLRRRGAGLLMDKVPFIILAVPVCIWAIAAKDAGASRAPLSEFSADARLAHAAYGLIFYLVKTIVPGDLSPYYSLPKNLSLAHGRFALMAGLVVAVTVLALLMRRRWPGLLVAWVAYVVILLPNLGLIQISQQLAADRYSYLAMMPWTALLAGLLSVTARREGLRRAGMAPAVLFLALLAGGGLTWASRSQSRIWKNSTNLWSRALEVEPDGAVAHCNLGEALMRQGRYGDASFYLSRAIDRDPEFAFAYSNFAVLLCNAERFEDAVVAAERALGANPPLTGRDLARVHAVLGQAYAGLRKDELAMQHTLKARELGFIEADKMIEYLRRFRGEIPPSSQPAAPIKD, encoded by the coding sequence ATGGCCCCAGCCATCATGGTGGCCATCGCATGCGCCGTCGTTGTCGCAATGGGCCCCGCCGTCGACGGGGAGTTTCTCAACTGGGACGACGATCGCAACTTCGTGGAGAACATCGCGTTTCGCGGATGGGGTCCGTCGCAATGGGCCTGGGCCTGGCGCACCGATCACCTCGGGGTCTGGCAGCCGCTTTCGTGGATGCTCTTCGGCGCACAATGGTGCTGGGCCGGATTGACGGCGCGGACCTATCACGTCGTGAGTCTCGCGCTGCACGCCTTGAATTGCATGATCCTTTATGTGGTCATTGCGAGGATTCTGACGTTGTCGCAGTTGCCGTCCGCACAGCGCAGTGCGGGTTGGAATCGGGTCTTCGCACTCGCGGCGACGCTGCTGTTCGCCGTTCATCCGCTGCGTGTCGAGGCGGTCGCGTGGATATCCGCGCAGCCCTACTTGCCGGCCGCGTTCTTCTATTTGCTTGCGATCCTGTCCTACCTGGAATACCGGTCGCCCACGCGAACGCACGGCCGGGGGCGTTGGCTCTTCGGCACTATTCTGTTTTTTGCCATCGCCGTACTTTTCAAGGCGGTTGCGATCACGTTGCCGATCGTGCTGTTCATTCTGGACTTCTACCCGCTTCGCCGGCGCGGCGCGGGACTTCTCATGGACAAGGTTCCGTTCATCATCCTTGCCGTTCCGGTTTGTATTTGGGCCATCGCGGCGAAGGATGCCGGTGCGTCCCGTGCCCCGTTGTCGGAGTTCAGCGCCGACGCCCGGCTGGCGCATGCGGCCTACGGGCTGATCTTCTACCTGGTCAAGACGATCGTGCCGGGTGATCTTTCACCCTATTACAGCCTTCCAAAGAATCTGAGCCTGGCGCACGGTCGCTTTGCGCTCATGGCGGGCCTCGTCGTCGCTGTGACAGTCCTGGCGCTGTTGATGAGGCGGCGTTGGCCGGGACTTCTTGTCGCGTGGGTGGCGTACGTAGTCATTCTTCTTCCGAACCTGGGACTAATTCAGATCAGCCAGCAATTGGCGGCGGATCGCTACAGCTATCTGGCGATGATGCCGTGGACCGCGCTTCTCGCGGGGCTCTTATCCGTTACCGCCCGGCGCGAAGGGCTTCGTCGGGCCGGGATGGCGCCGGCCGTATTGTTCCTTGCGCTATTGGCGGGCGGCGGACTGACGTGGGCATCGCGAAGCCAGTCCCGCATATGGAAGAACTCCACTAACCTCTGGTCGCGGGCGCTGGAGGTCGAACCCGATGGCGCCGTCGCCCATTGCAACCTCGGCGAGGCGCTGATGCGCCAGGGTCGGTACGGCGATGCGTCGTTCTATTTGAGCCGGGCCATCGACCGCGATCCCGAATTTGCTTTCGCGTACAGCAACTTCGCGGTCTTGTTATGCAATGCCGAGCGCTTCGAGGATGCCGTCGTGGCCGCCGAGCGAGCCCTGGGGGCGAATCCACCCTTGACCGGCCGGGACCTGGCGCGGGTCCACGCGGTGCTCGGCCAGGCGTACGCCGGATTGCGTAAGGATGAACTGGCGATGCAGCACACGTTGAAGGCCCGCGAATTGGGCTTCATCGAGGCGGACAAGATGATCGAGTACCTTCGGCGATTTCGCGGCGAAATCCCGCCGTCGTCGCAGCCGGCCGCGCCAATCAAGGATTAG
- a CDS encoding MoxR family ATPase, protein MTMAMSVEREGLFEKLGQLRANIESVFIGKTEAISQVLIGLLARGHVLIEDVPGVGKTVLARAVAKSIDCGFSRIQLTPDLLPSDILGVSIYNETTGMFDHKRGPIFANIVLADEINRTTPRTQSALLEVMNENQVSVDGKAVPLDQPFMVIATQNPFEFEGTYFLPENQLDRFILRIRIGYPSREDERQILMQQPDRAPLEALRPVMEAADIVQLQELTDSVRVDDPLMAYLQDIVEATRRHDSFEVGVSPRGALALLRVARASALLQGRDYAVPDDIKQLARSAFAHRIVSKSYLRDGHARSPDQILLEILEQIPVPS, encoded by the coding sequence ATGACCATGGCCATGAGCGTCGAGCGCGAGGGATTGTTTGAAAAGCTGGGGCAGCTTCGCGCCAATATCGAATCCGTCTTCATCGGCAAGACCGAGGCCATCTCGCAGGTTCTCATCGGCCTGCTCGCCCGCGGGCACGTGCTCATCGAGGATGTTCCGGGCGTCGGCAAGACCGTCCTGGCGCGGGCGGTGGCCAAGAGCATCGACTGCGGCTTTTCGCGGATTCAGCTCACCCCCGACCTGCTGCCCTCGGACATCCTTGGCGTCAGCATCTACAACGAGACGACCGGGATGTTCGACCACAAACGGGGGCCGATCTTTGCGAACATCGTCCTGGCCGACGAGATCAACCGCACGACGCCGCGGACGCAGTCGGCCCTGCTCGAAGTGATGAACGAGAACCAGGTCAGCGTGGACGGGAAGGCCGTCCCGCTCGATCAGCCTTTCATGGTCATCGCCACGCAGAACCCGTTTGAGTTCGAGGGGACCTATTTCCTGCCCGAGAACCAGCTGGACCGGTTCATTTTGCGGATTCGGATCGGCTACCCGTCGCGGGAGGACGAGCGGCAGATTCTCATGCAGCAACCGGATCGGGCGCCGCTGGAGGCGTTGCGGCCGGTCATGGAGGCGGCGGACATCGTACAGTTGCAGGAGCTGACCGACTCGGTACGGGTGGATGACCCGTTGATGGCGTATTTGCAGGATATTGTCGAGGCGACGCGGCGGCACGATTCGTTCGAGGTGGGCGTCTCGCCGCGCGGGGCGCTGGCGCTGCTGCGGGTAGCGCGGGCTTCGGCGCTGCTTCAGGGGCGCGACTACGCCGTGCCCGATGACATCAAGCAGCTTGCCCGGTCGGCGTTTGCGCATCGGATCGTGAGCAAGTCGTATCTCCGCGACGGTCACGCCCGCTCGCCGGATCAGATTCTGTTGGAGATTCTGGAGCAGATCCCGGTGCCCTCGTAG
- a CDS encoding DNA polymerase ligase N-terminal domain-containing protein produces the protein MPTDPTTTEFVVLRHEDREGVHYDLMIDTGAALATWKCSGPPESAGESPIFCRQIGDHRRAYLDYEGPISGGRGEVRRHDRGHCEILNQSGDVWTVAFHGWKLNGLYELSRNEGDVWRLNPYAH, from the coding sequence TTGCCCACTGACCCGACGACAACCGAATTTGTCGTGCTACGCCACGAGGACCGTGAAGGGGTTCATTACGACTTGATGATCGACACCGGCGCGGCCTTGGCGACCTGGAAATGTTCGGGGCCTCCGGAGTCCGCGGGGGAGTCGCCTATCTTCTGCCGGCAGATCGGGGATCATCGGCGGGCCTACTTGGATTACGAGGGGCCGATTTCGGGGGGTCGCGGCGAGGTCCGCCGGCACGATCGCGGTCATTGCGAGATCTTGAACCAATCCGGCGATGTCTGGACGGTCGCATTTCATGGGTGGAAACTGAATGGTCTCTACGAACTTTCGCGGAACGAGGGAGATGTATGGCGACTCAATCCTTACGCTCACTGA
- a CDS encoding CDP-alcohol phosphatidyltransferase family protein, translated as MQVGDAMKIASRIDSSQRRARRRERVLKTVAVLPSLATLGNLVCGLGAIYLCMLSIQAQGEDLARATLSGTRISNLFPTFLAIAAYLLVAAMAFDGIDGRLARFTRKTSEFGAQLDSMADIVSFGVAPAILVLCIAHPDDVRALSGIDRVYWRAEWVMAATYVCCAALRLARFNVENVEDESAHLGFRGLPTPGAAGAVVGLVILHQDLLKDLAPTWTLRLVAALLPPFAMVLGLFMVSRMRYVHLFNTILRGRRSFRQVVGILIILLVGLVVQFQLTIAIATAAYALTGPVAAAFRRLRPKLEAPAPAVAEHSRPRILHSDEEQTGPSLRANP; from the coding sequence GTGCAAGTTGGTGACGCTATGAAGATCGCCTCGCGAATCGATTCTTCCCAACGTCGTGCGCGGCGGCGCGAGCGCGTGCTCAAGACGGTCGCGGTGCTGCCCTCGTTGGCCACGCTGGGTAACCTCGTCTGTGGATTGGGAGCGATTTACCTCTGCATGCTCAGCATCCAGGCGCAGGGCGAAGATTTGGCGCGCGCCACACTCAGCGGAACGCGGATCAGCAATCTCTTTCCGACGTTTCTAGCCATCGCCGCATACCTGCTGGTAGCGGCCATGGCCTTTGACGGAATCGACGGCCGGCTGGCACGCTTTACCCGAAAGACCAGCGAATTCGGGGCCCAGCTTGATTCCATGGCCGACATCGTCAGCTTCGGCGTCGCGCCGGCCATTCTCGTCCTGTGCATCGCCCACCCCGACGATGTTCGGGCGCTTTCCGGAATTGACCGCGTCTATTGGCGGGCCGAGTGGGTCATGGCGGCGACTTATGTCTGCTGCGCCGCGCTGCGTCTGGCCCGCTTTAATGTCGAGAATGTTGAAGATGAATCCGCGCACCTTGGATTCCGCGGACTTCCTACTCCCGGCGCGGCCGGCGCCGTCGTGGGGCTGGTCATTTTGCATCAGGACTTGCTCAAGGACCTCGCCCCGACGTGGACGCTGCGCCTCGTTGCCGCGCTGCTGCCGCCGTTTGCCATGGTGCTGGGTCTTTTTATGGTCAGCCGGATGCGCTACGTTCATCTTTTCAACACCATCCTCCGCGGTCGCCGATCGTTCCGCCAGGTGGTGGGCATTCTCATCATCCTGCTGGTGGGTCTCGTGGTGCAATTCCAGTTGACCATCGCCATCGCGACGGCGGCGTACGCGCTGACGGGCCCGGTCGCAGCGGCTTTCCGACGACTAAGACCAAAACTGGAAGCCCCCGCCCCGGCGGTGGCGGAGCATTCGCGGCCCCGCATCCTCCACTCCGACGAGGAGCAGACTGGACCCTCCCTGCGCGCTAATCCTTGA
- the amrA gene encoding AmmeMemoRadiSam system protein A: protein MPPLNETLRRQLLAAARSAIAGLLTGTPESASVELPPDLPGSGVFVTLRKFGSLRGCIGTFLPHGSLLETLRSIAISAARDPRFVQMPISANELKDITIEISILSPLAPIADPLALEVGVHGIYVRRGHQSGCFLPDVATERGWTAQAFLANCCEQKAGLDPNAWRSPGTEVFVFTVQKFCDS, encoded by the coding sequence ATGCCTCCATTGAATGAAACCCTTCGTCGCCAACTCCTGGCGGCTGCCCGGTCCGCCATAGCCGGCCTATTGACCGGAACACCCGAAAGCGCGTCGGTCGAGTTACCGCCCGATCTGCCCGGCAGCGGCGTTTTCGTTACGCTTCGCAAATTCGGCAGCCTCCGCGGCTGCATCGGAACGTTCCTTCCTCATGGGAGCTTGCTGGAAACTCTTCGGAGCATTGCAATCTCCGCGGCGCGGGACCCCCGCTTTGTCCAGATGCCTATCAGCGCAAACGAACTGAAGGACATCACCATCGAAATCTCCATCCTCTCGCCGCTTGCCCCCATCGCCGATCCGCTCGCGCTGGAGGTCGGCGTTCATGGAATCTACGTCCGCCGCGGCCATCAAAGCGGATGTTTCCTGCCCGATGTCGCGACCGAGCGCGGCTGGACCGCCCAGGCCTTCCTGGCGAACTGCTGCGAGCAAAAGGCCGGACTGGACCCCAACGCCTGGCGCAGTCCGGGTACGGAGGTCTTTGTCTTCACCGTTCAGAAGTTCTGCGACAGCTAA
- a CDS encoding DUF3488 and transglutaminase-like domain-containing protein produces MKPLGKMHFGLLALALLNMLPVVQVEASWGVWLIALFAAALSCVIARPDGGTRLPMEVIYGMICASSLYLLYEMFWPHDEPTVYIIDLAHFMIFLACCKFFELRTHRDAALVMVISGLLILISAFASASPIFAAVVIIDISFGVAWLLAFQTLREADRVLERRRIAWRAAGAGTPPSIMEWNRWTGGGSIGATSGCFLGLAVIGMMVFVAFPRGWGRGLFGKIQGVIPNAVTGFTDQIQLGDTPLLENETPVMRVRLRSSALGFKAEDQPLYLRGLTFERYDQGRWHPLRKSPRPVELAPDGSKSELSLLANTADPDRMIDQEISLENIGSGSLFSLYPPLTMASIDIKTAKLDQSDLAIQTDERPRGPIRYQVRSLAKVLPEEIAKLDPPPPRRTRPSSLSIIAPEVRQFAREFFARFGDPSDPAQRERMAQRVREHLSSGEYEYTLSRGRGSRGVDPIKDFLFDHKRGHCEYFASAMAVMCQAVDIPARLVNGYYGGDYNAVGGYHQFRQNDAHAWVEVYIPQRGWVIFDPSPATATLRATQEDGFLARSQRLAEYLQFKWSSLVAFDANSRYDLVEQFARALRKLTESADQGPATLSSSVLAFLWGPELLTLWQRFFYWLLIALCLVFIILTMRVLAILSLMIKERLPIGRRRRGGVMVRRPEARFYDRLLLLLANKGHVKPAHFSPREFAVDLARSHRDLAELPGLTDWYYEAQYGRRDLSRVQFAHIRTFLQRLREDAQFGTR; encoded by the coding sequence ATGAAACCGCTGGGCAAGATGCACTTCGGTCTGCTGGCGCTCGCGCTGCTCAACATGCTGCCCGTCGTGCAGGTCGAGGCCTCCTGGGGCGTATGGCTGATCGCCCTTTTCGCGGCGGCGCTGAGCTGTGTGATCGCCCGGCCAGACGGGGGCACTCGCCTTCCGATGGAGGTGATTTACGGCATGATCTGCGCGTCGTCGCTGTATCTGCTGTATGAGATGTTCTGGCCGCACGACGAACCGACGGTGTACATCATCGATTTGGCCCACTTCATGATCTTCTTGGCCTGCTGTAAGTTTTTTGAGTTACGGACCCATCGGGACGCGGCCCTGGTCATGGTGATATCGGGGCTGCTCATCCTGATCAGCGCGTTTGCCAGCGCGAGTCCGATCTTTGCGGCCGTCGTGATTATCGATATCAGTTTCGGCGTGGCGTGGCTGCTGGCGTTTCAGACGTTGCGCGAGGCCGATCGCGTGTTGGAGCGCCGGCGGATCGCCTGGCGCGCCGCGGGGGCGGGGACGCCGCCGAGCATAATGGAATGGAACCGGTGGACCGGCGGCGGATCCATCGGGGCCACGAGCGGGTGTTTTCTGGGCCTCGCGGTCATCGGCATGATGGTGTTTGTCGCGTTCCCCCGGGGGTGGGGCCGCGGGTTGTTCGGCAAGATACAAGGCGTGATTCCCAATGCGGTGACGGGCTTTACGGACCAGATTCAACTGGGTGATACGCCGCTGCTCGAAAATGAGACGCCGGTGATGCGGGTCCGCCTGCGCAGTTCGGCGCTGGGGTTTAAGGCGGAGGATCAGCCGCTCTATCTGCGCGGCCTGACGTTCGAACGTTACGATCAGGGGCGCTGGCACCCGTTGCGCAAGAGCCCTCGACCCGTGGAATTGGCGCCCGATGGTTCAAAATCGGAGCTGTCTCTTCTGGCCAACACGGCCGATCCGGATCGAATGATCGATCAGGAAATATCGCTGGAGAATATCGGGAGCGGAAGCCTCTTTTCGCTGTATCCGCCGTTGACGATGGCGTCGATCGATATCAAGACGGCGAAGCTCGACCAATCCGACCTGGCGATCCAGACGGACGAACGGCCGCGCGGTCCCATTCGATACCAGGTTCGATCGCTGGCGAAAGTACTGCCGGAGGAGATCGCCAAGCTCGATCCGCCTCCGCCGCGGCGAACGCGGCCCAGCAGCCTGTCGATCATCGCGCCGGAGGTTCGGCAATTTGCCAGGGAGTTTTTTGCGAGATTCGGGGATCCGTCCGACCCGGCGCAGCGCGAACGGATGGCCCAGCGCGTTCGGGAGCACCTGTCTTCCGGGGAGTACGAATACACCCTCAGCCGCGGCCGTGGTTCGCGCGGCGTCGATCCCATTAAGGACTTTCTGTTCGACCATAAACGCGGGCATTGCGAGTATTTTGCCTCGGCCATGGCCGTCATGTGCCAGGCCGTGGACATCCCCGCGCGCCTGGTGAACGGATATTACGGCGGTGATTACAACGCCGTCGGCGGCTATCACCAATTCCGTCAGAACGACGCGCATGCGTGGGTGGAAGTTTATATTCCTCAACGCGGGTGGGTCATCTTCGACCCCAGTCCGGCGACCGCAACGCTTCGCGCCACCCAGGAAGATGGGTTCCTGGCGCGTTCTCAGCGATTGGCGGAGTACCTTCAATTCAAATGGTCGTCTCTGGTCGCATTCGATGCCAACAGCCGGTACGACCTGGTCGAGCAGTTCGCGCGGGCGCTGCGCAAGTTGACGGAAAGCGCCGATCAGGGCCCGGCCACGCTTTCTTCGTCCGTGCTGGCCTTTCTATGGGGGCCCGAGCTGCTGACGCTCTGGCAGCGATTCTTTTACTGGCTGCTGATCGCGCTGTGCCTCGTGTTCATTATCCTGACGATGCGGGTGCTGGCAATTCTCTCGCTGATGATCAAGGAACGGCTGCCGATCGGGCGGCGACGGCGGGGCGGGGTCATGGTGCGGCGGCCGGAAGCCCGGTTCTATGATCGGCTGCTCCTCTTGCTGGCCAATAAGGGCCATGTCAAGCCGGCGCATTTCTCCCCGCGAGAATTCGCGGTTGACCTGGCGCGGTCGCACCGGGATCTGGCGGAGCTTCCCGGTCTGACGGATTGGTATTATGAAGCGCAGTACGGGCGAAGGGACCTCAGCCGGGTGCAATTCGCCCACATTCGAACCTTCTTGCAGCGGCTTCGGGAAGACGCCCAGTTTGGAACGCGGTGA
- a CDS encoding tetratricopeptide repeat protein has protein sequence MRRKFALSLGLIGLVSAVLSSGCGKPQAGFDEIMQEGVAEYEAQNYREALGVFKHAQEVDRERPEPSYYTGLCYLGMADRQFKDDNLPAALRQCDAAIGAFDASVGAFPGYSQAVQAKADALKLKGKHAAALDIANWAARNCGPQAKMLILKGRQYAQAGDLDEAQLAFKQATTVEPHNAAAQAELGLFFMRCGNDAEAVKSLQKAYELDPGAPGVVAALARLGASPDRLPRS, from the coding sequence ATGCGTCGCAAATTCGCGCTATCCCTGGGACTAATCGGCTTGGTCAGCGCCGTCCTGTCTTCCGGTTGCGGCAAGCCGCAGGCCGGGTTCGATGAGATCATGCAGGAAGGTGTCGCCGAATACGAGGCCCAGAATTATCGGGAAGCCCTCGGCGTCTTCAAGCACGCCCAGGAAGTGGATCGGGAGCGACCCGAACCGTCCTACTACACCGGCCTGTGCTATCTGGGCATGGCGGATCGGCAATTCAAGGACGACAATCTGCCCGCGGCACTCCGCCAATGCGACGCCGCCATCGGCGCGTTCGACGCCTCCGTCGGGGCTTTCCCCGGCTACAGCCAGGCCGTCCAGGCCAAGGCCGACGCCCTGAAACTCAAGGGTAAGCACGCCGCCGCACTGGATATCGCCAATTGGGCCGCTCGTAACTGCGGACCCCAGGCCAAAATGCTCATCCTCAAGGGCCGCCAGTATGCCCAAGCCGGCGATCTCGATGAGGCGCAACTGGCCTTCAAGCAGGCCACGACTGTCGAACCCCACAACGCCGCCGCGCAGGCCGAGCTGGGCCTCTTCTTCATGCGCTGCGGGAACGACGCCGAGGCCGTCAAGAGCCTCCAAAAGGCGTACGAACTCGATCCCGGCGCCCCTGGCGTCGTGGCCGCGCTCGCCCGGCTGGGTGCGTCACCCGACCGCTTGCCGAGAAGCTAG